CTCGTGCCCGGCCAGCGCACCGCCGCGCGGGGCCACCGGGCTGCGGCGGGCGGCGACGATCACCGCCATGATGCTAGGCCCCCTGGGCCATGGGGGCGAAATGCGCGGCCAGCGCCACCAGATCCGGCTTGCCCGAGGCCAGCAGCGGCAGCGCCGGCAGGTGCCGGATCCAGCGCGGCACCGCGTGATCGCCCAGTTCGTCCCGGCAGGCGCGGCGCAGCGCGCGGGCAAGGGCGGGGTTTTCGGGGCCCTCGACAACCGCCAGCAGCGCATGGCCGCGCTGCGCATCGGGCAGCGCCAGCGCCGCGCAGACCCCGGCACCGGCAGCGGCCAGAACCGCCTCGACCTCGTCCAGGCACAGGTTGCGGTCGGCGATGGTGACCACACGGCTGGCCCGGCCCCGCAGGGACAGATACCCCTGCCCGTCCAGCCGGCCCAGATCGCCGACACTCACAAAGCCGTCCGCCCGGCGCGCGATCTGCGGCCCCGGCTCGGTATAGCCGTCGAACAGATAGGGGCTGCGCACCCAGATGCCGCCGTCCGGTGCCAGCTGCATCTCTACCCCCGGATAGGCGCGGCCCACGGAACCGGGCGGGGTGCGATCGTCCGCGATGGTGATGAAGCTGGTTTCCGAGGCGCCGTAGAATTCCCGCAGCGCCGCATTCGGAAACAGCCCCGTCAGGCCCTGACGGCAGGCGGCGTCCAGCTTGCCACCGCCGCAGATCACCTGCGCCATGCCGGCCAGCGTATCGCCCCGAGCGGCCAGCAGCAGCCGCCTGAGCTGCGTGGGGGTGGCATAAAGCACCGTCGCCCGCGCCAGTGCCGCCAGTTGCGCGCGCGGGCTGTCGCCGGCCAGCACCATCAGCCCGCAGCCCAGATGCAGCGCCTCGACCGCGGCATAAAGCGCCAGCGAATGGCCCAGTTCGCCCAGAACCGCATAGCGGTCGCGCGAGGTGATGCCCAGCAAGGCGCGATTGACCTGAAAGCTGGCGATCCAGGACGCCTGGCTGCGGCGAATGGTCTTGGCCCGCCCCGACGAGCCCGAGCTTTGGCAGAACACCCAGGGCTGGGGCCCGGCTGCGGCAACACCCTGCGGCCCCGCGTGGATGGCCTGCCGGCGGTGCAGGCAGGCCAGCAGGCTGGCGACCGCCGCGCGGTTCTGGCCGCGCGCGCCACAGGCGATCGCGTCGGCGTCCGGCGGCGGCGCGAACCAGGTCACAGCCGGATCTTCGGCGCGGCGTCCTGCGCCCAGGCCAGGGTCTGGGGCCGGGCCTTGGCCAGGGCCTGCACCAGCATCCCGGTGATACCGGCCTTGAGCAGATCGCCGGGCACAAAGACCATCACCAGCACCAGCGCCTCGGACAGGGTCTTGCCGGTGACCAGCGCCAGCCCGGTTGCGCCCATGGCGTAAAGCACCACGATCCCGCCGATGACCGAGGCCAGCCCCGCCGCCAGCCCCACCGGGCGCAGGCGCAGCCGCTCGACCACCAGGCCGGTCACGAAGGCCGCCACCGGAAAGCCAAGCGCAAAGCCGGCCGTGGGCGAGGTGAACACCCCAAGCCCGCCGCGACCCCCGGCCAGCAACGGCAGACCCAGCGCCACCAGCAGGATGAACAGCCCGGCCGCCGCCGCGCCGCGCCGCGCGCCCAGCACCGCACCGGCCAGCATCACCCCC
The Paracoccus sp. SMMA_5_TC DNA segment above includes these coding regions:
- a CDS encoding biotin transporter BioY, whose product is MERNIAQIALFAAMIAALGLVPQITLGFGVPITAQTLGVMLAGAVLGARRGAAAAGLFILLVALGLPLLAGGRGGLGVFTSPTAGFALGFPVAAFVTGLVVERLRLRPVGLAAGLASVIGGIVVLYAMGATGLALVTGKTLSEALVLVMVFVPGDLLKAGITGMLVQALAKARPQTLAWAQDAAPKIRL
- a CDS encoding AMP-binding protein, with protein sequence MTWFAPPPDADAIACGARGQNRAAVASLLACLHRRQAIHAGPQGVAAAGPQPWVFCQSSGSSGRAKTIRRSQASWIASFQVNRALLGITSRDRYAVLGELGHSLALYAAVEALHLGCGLMVLAGDSPRAQLAALARATVLYATPTQLRRLLLAARGDTLAGMAQVICGGGKLDAACRQGLTGLFPNAALREFYGASETSFITIADDRTPPGSVGRAYPGVEMQLAPDGGIWVRSPYLFDGYTEPGPQIARRADGFVSVGDLGRLDGQGYLSLRGRASRVVTIADRNLCLDEVEAVLAAAGAGVCAALALPDAQRGHALLAVVEGPENPALARALRRACRDELGDHAVPRWIRHLPALPLLASGKPDLVALAAHFAPMAQGA